The genomic interval TTGCAGATTTAATACAGTGATTAGACACGGGCGCTTGGTATAAAGTAGGAACCTGCATGCAAGCGGCTGTGCAGACACCTGCTGCTTCTACATGAACAGAAAAGCAGGCACCGCTGACTAAGCCACGGAGAGTTAAAATATAATCCCACAAACACTCTCAACATCCACCCATTATCGGCACTCTTTAGAGAAGCTTTAGTTAGCGTACTAACATACAAAGGAAAAAACATAGGAGACGGTAAAGAGAATGATGATTAAATTTCAGCCAGACGCCATAAAGAGGAAACATCGCTTTTATGAATTAATACCTCATTGTCAATGGGCGATTGAAGAATAACACTTTAATTGTACCACCATTCTTCTGAAGGAAAAAGCCAGGAATGGAACAAAGGATTAATAGCTACGTACAACCCAACCACAGCTCATAATTACTTGTAGTAAGATCAGTGAGAAAAACCTTCAGAAATTCCCGAGGGTGTGGCAGCGAATCAAAGGGCCTCATTCGGACTGATTTGTCGAAAGACGCTCCCCCTACACCCCCCTTTGGATGCGCATCAGTAATTGATGCTCGATATAGTTTTTCCCAGGTTTCCTTATCCCCCATTATATCCCAAGAACTAAACAAGTAAGCAATATCAGCTTTCAGAACAGCAGAACCAATAGTCAATAGTGCCAACAGTCAGTAGTGCCAATAGTCAGTAGTGCCAATAGTCACATTGCTGTCGGCTGTCGGCCTACATCTATCAGTGTAGATGATGACTTGCCTCAAGACGCAGTGGATCCCAGACACCCTTCAAGCTAGCTTAAATTTTACAGTTATTATATTTCTTAAATACATTCCTGCTATAGATATGCTTATGGTGTTCCATTGCTTTGCGAAGTGtatctatcacagggcatatCTGCCATCACACTGTGGGTATCATGTATAAATCAAAGATCAGCAAAGCCACGAGGACAGGGGCCTGAAGAAAACCCAGACAAGCAGGGGAAAATATGGAAACTCCGTCTAAGCAAGCTGGAACCCACAACTATAAAAATAGCCTGTAGATTTGTTAGCATCCatatcatcattattatcattgtttttaataaatgagTCTGAAATTCTCCTTTTAAAACGAACATGTGGCAGAATTCAATCAGTATCACTTGTAGTGGGACTTGATAACATAAATCTTActggagacaaaaaaaaaatgtatgacctCAGATTTGGAGTTTCaacatttcagatttttttccttGTTGCACTGACCATTATACCATCAGGGGCTCATTCTTTTTTACACACGGAGAATGAATGGAGATTTTGCAGATTTCAGCCCATGCCGATCTGGAAAACAACAAATCACAGCAAATAAGATGGAAAAGATGGAAGCCTCCGTGCATGAAAAGACGACTGGCCCTTATCACCCCTCGTACCattcgcacacacacagacttgtactcatatctttgtggggactgtccattcatttctatgggtaaaaccctaatcccaactatgataaccttaacccctacccagccctaaccttaaccataagtaatcaaaaaaaaaatacaagtctttttagttttttgattgccgtcgtagatttttataaaattgaatttccccttgtgggaacaaaacaaaaaacaggtcCCCACGACATCAAAATAAAATGGTCCCcaccaaatgtctccacaatgtaatgtatatctaaccgccacacacacacacaaacacacacacaaaccagcaCACACCTTTCACCACATGTGACAGGTCACATTTCAGCAAGGCATTCTGGGTGCTGACACATTTACAAGAGGGACCCCTCCCCCTTCAACTTTGAGTGAAAATCCAAAGGAAATTTCATCATAGTTTTTGCTTATAGTCGCTGCCAGCGCCCCAGTCCTCGGTCAAGCTCGGGTACGTGAATTAGCCCCATACTTCGGTTCCTTTGGTCTTGGGTAATTTCATTATCATTAATACAACCTGGTCACAGCAGATGGCTTAACAGGAATTGCACTCTTTTACACTATCAGAGGGCTCCATGCAGGAATGGCGGCATGAGGAGGAAAAGGCAGGGGGCTTAAGAGGAGATCCTTCACGCTATAGGCAGAAACACCCTGCTGAGATAGGCTCACCGGAGAGGGAAAATTAATTATGCCGTTCTGCAATGGTCGGAAATTTATGTTGCTTGGGAAAATGATTCCACGACTCACCTTCcattttattattactgatgcGAGCTGTCGCTGAGGAAAGAGCTCAGTCATAATACCAATAACTCAGGCATAATAATAAGGATATTTTGGACATAGACCTGTCTGCTAGCACTGCTATAATGGTGAAAAGGGGAACAGTGAAAATGAGGAAGACGATACAAATGTAAGCTGAAACATTGTATGCAGTGAACACTTTTAGACAATGAACCCCTAATTAGTTTAATTAGTAGACATGGCACACAGCAGGGAGAATGGTGACTCAGTGCATACCACTGTGGCCTCTCGGCTAAGgggctgggttttttttttccctgccgccggctctgtgcgtgtgtggagtttgcatgcccTCCCTGGTGTTCGTGTGGGCTTCCTCCCACAGAGCAAAAGCATGCATTTAGATGAACTGGCAGGATAGTgtaccctgcaatggactggcaatCCATCCAGGGCGTCCTCCGCCTGGTGCGCTGTGCTTCCTGAGATGGGCTCCGGGGTCAGTATGACCCCGTACTGGATACTGTAAGTGGGACGGGAGATGGACGAAGACCCTCAGTCCACTCATTCTGGTGTGATATCTCTGAGCTTCTTTGAATGACAGGCCTGTTGTGTGAGGTACGGCAACTCTACCGATAGATCCCCTTTGGTAGATTTCCTGGGGTCTCCAAACTTGTAATTTTACTATGTTGCTCTGTTGTATAACTCTGTGACTGAAAAACAGTAAATGGAATAGCAGTGATCCTGGCCACACGTACAGTAAGAACACCAACAGGCTGCTGGGTAATTTTAAAATTAAGGGACAGAAACCGGTAAAAATGCCGTCTGACCTTTGAATTTTTTACTATGACAAGAAGTCAAGTAGATGACTTACGCCCTTCACGTTCTCGGAGTTCAGTAAATAATAACGAGAAAAGCAGAGAAAGAAGGTGAAGGTGAGATGAATTATACATGACTCAGCACTCAGCAGACGGCCGCCTCCTGGCAACCAGTCTGATGGGTTTACCGCAGCAGGGACTCTCGCCGGAGAAAGGGTCCACACACCCATCGCCTTCGTATACCCAAACCCGGGGAAAACCCGTCACTTGGGGACGATGTCGGACAAGAGAATTAGGGTgcaatgctgtctgtctagccCTTAATGGACATTTATTCACGAGAGGCCTGTGCATTTTCAGGAATGGTCTATTCTAAATTAAATCAGTCAAGTCCGCTGCAAGAGGAATTGCCTGGATGACAATTTGCTGTTTGTGTCGACTATGGTTATTCTGCGTGGAACGTGTGAGAGGATCATTGCCTGGCTGTAAAGTAGATGGTGTCACTCTGCAGCAGAACGTTTGGGGGAGATGTGACAGTGCGAGTAAAGGTGGCAGGAGAAACCCTAAAGATTTGGGTAAACACAGGGACCAACATTCTTTGCAGAATAGAAACTCTGCAAAGTCACATGGTGACATTCAAGTGGGTTTAcatataatttatttagcagatccttgatgtacattttttttaaaggaagcaGTGTCAGACAGTACCCGGAACGATTGGAGGTCTTACTTGACCTTGGAATCTGGACCAGCTATCTTCTGATCACTGCATCAACACAGCATGTGAAcctgctgagctacacactGACAGTGCTTGTTCAGATCCTGTATTATTGTGCCTTTCAACATCAACAATGGATCACAAATATATAATACTTGGTTCGGTCATGGTTCAACACAGCAAAAAAGTGTATGGACCTTTCACCTTTTCTGTAGCCCTGCTAAGTTCTTTTAGTCACTGTATAGCTGGTGAgaccaaaaaagaaaggcactcatTCAATGGGATGCAATCTACTGCAATATAATGTTAGTCAAATAAGAAAAGAAGCCTTTCAGATCCTTGTTGATACGCTTGTTTTGACTGCACATTGTCTTTTGAGTCCCTCCCATTCCATGTCTCCTGTTAAGCATCGCTGATCTGCTACAGAAGATAACAGAGTGAGTGTTGAggcctgtgagtgtgtggggaaGTAGAAACTGGCAGCAGTTTATGCTGCTTAAATTTTCTGCAGACTCTCACTGGACATTGCTGTGATCTGTACATACAGTTCTGGGAACCATTATGATGGATGTACAGCACAGACTCTCCACATTCTCTGTCACTCTGTTGTTCTGATTTATCTCCATGTTAACATGACTGAAACATCAATAAGAATCACCGttatcctcatcatcatcatcatcatcatcatcatcattaacaTCAACATCACAATCCATCTGTttatcttccagctgcttatcctacCACTTAATTACTGATTGTACAGTTGCTATTATGATTCACCTTTTTGTGCTATTTtaattcacatttatttttacgCTTCCATATCTTAATCTAGTTATAGCTTCCAGTGAGTATATTCAGGGATAGGATCAAGAGTTTCAATGCAAGCATATAATCTGCAAGTACAGTTAGTCTTATGCAGTGCTATAACCTGTGCGTCATAGTAAAAATCAGCCTTAAAACTCACAgtataatgcaatataaaaacacagcatgCCTGTTTAAGATGCAGGGACTTGCTATATAGATAGATTCACAAATAATAACCTTGTGATACAGCCAAAATCAGTATCTAAAGGTACACATGAGGGCAAAATCTTCAGGCCTTTAGGTTCTGAAAATAAGCGTATCAAAGGTAAAAACGCACCTGAAGAGTGAATTTCCTCAGAAGCAAAGAAGAGGCTTCTTGAATGTGATTAGGATGTGCTGAGAAGTTCAGAGCCGATGCACAGTCCAAAAAGGTTGAGTTTCAAGTCTTCTGCAGACGAGCAAGTGGGTTTCTTCAGGTCCCAAAGCTGAGGAGACGCTCCAGCTGTCAAACAGGGCCTGGTGATAATGGTCGGGCAGAGGAGTGCTGAGAATGTGCTGTTACCTTGGATGACCTTGAAGAAAGATCTTTTATGTATAGAGATGCTGCTCTGTTGCCCACTAGACGCGCGTGGTTTTAATGCTCCGACATCAAGGGTGACTGTTGCTATATGGCTATGCAAGGTGGACTTTTCATAAAGAAAGAAGTTTTTTGTGGCTTGTATAGTTATAATCATGTTGTTTAACTTATCCATCGGTACTTCACCTATCCGTCTTCCATAAGCAGTTACCCTGGGTCCCCTACCATTGTTCACTGCGAGACATGAACTCATACGATTATCCGCTAACGATCCTTTAGGAACACCGATTCATTCAGCGTCCGTACAAACACAGTAATAACAATGATACCACACACTGAGAACTGGGCACAGAAGTAAAACCCACAACCACCTGGTGATGTGAATCTGTAGCACTACCCACTGGGCCAATGTGCTGCCTGCCTTAGCTATTACATAGTTATTTTATctatcatttatttttcattttattacattttctaAAGTACCAATAAAACACATTACGGTTTCTCTtcattgctttggcacatttcatgaaacatgcttaacattctcaagactaCAAGAGCATTTCTCAATCCAATTATGATCCAAATTTTTTGTGGCCCCCTGGAGTCCTAATTTTCCTCCCCCTGGTGCCCCTGactgtgggaaccaaaaacacaGCAATGCCATATCACTGCAATTAATGGAATATAGTTTTCAATCATTTTAAAAACCTGGTTAATGGTTTTGCATGTGCTGGCGAACACAATGgtcacatacatatatagtttTGGGGTGTAAAATTTTCACAATGGGGAACTACAAACAATCTATTTTGAACAACAAGACTAAAGCAACTGAAATTTATGCAAAATTATGAGAATTGTACAAAACTATTTGCATATATGTACTAAAACATCTGGAAATGTATGTGAAGCAACGAAAATTGAcgttctgctgtgcagaagtgacattataTGGCGTGGGGATTGCActtgttgttttgcaaatgttcaTTGTCATTagagaaatgtgccaaagcaatcaagaaaaactgtaagagtaTAAATGTACAATCTCAACACATGACGTGCCCTGAGATGATCGGTTTTTTTCCATTAATCCATTTGCAGTAGTTCTATAGTGCTATACTGCCACCTAGTGTATTAAATTTTTATAAACTCAGAGCCTGTAAATCAACTGCGTTGTTTATCTGCACCGTCTACCGTAGTTAAGTTTTGAGTCTTAATTACTGATTGCATTGCTACAGTTGCTATTATTATTTACCTTTCTGTGCTATTTtaattcacatttatttttacgCTTCCATATCTTAATCTAGTTATAGCTTCCAGTGAGTATATTCAGGGATTGGATCAACAGTTTCAATGCGAGCATATAATCTGCAAGTACAGTTAGTCTTATGCAGTGATGTTCGTTTTTTTCCATGAATCCATTTGCAGTGCTAGTAAAAAATCCATTTGCAGTAGTTCTATAGTGCTATACTGCCACCTAGTGTATTAAAATTTTATAAACTCAGAGCCAGTAAATCAGGAGtcgccaatcttatctgcaatggccagtgtgcatgcaggtttttgggataacctgtaggtcagttgttcaaacccaggtgtgaggactcttcagctaaacagtcctctaattagtaatataattagggagttgctgcaaaaacccgcatacacaccggccctttgcagataagattcgCCACGCCTGCTGTAAATCAACTGCGGTGTTTACCTGCACTGTCTACCGTAGTTAAGTTTGAGTCTTGTTTTACCCCTCACTGACAAGTTTTGCAGGATCAGAACCTTCGTCTTTGACCAGGTGAGCTGGTTTTGCTAggtaataaaacaaacaatggcaGTCAGAagaatgatttttattttatttttttggcgaTGCATTGTTTAATGTGTTCATGCCAGCGTCAATAGacaacagcaaaacaaaaagcatGCGTATAATGaaatttcaaaaacaaaataaaaaaattaccaGTCAGAAATGTTACTCTGAAAATATAAAAGACCTGGAAACAGGGGTTTCACTCCAGACATGGGGGgtcggagccctgtgtagcttagttctctCCCTGTTCCTCCACAAATGATTCcactcaagagctgtgtggtatttagcacaaggagttgaatcaggtgtgttaaatcaGGAGGAACACAACAATGTGTAGGGCTTCGGCCCCCCAAGACTGGAGCTGAAGAACCTGGCCTAGAATCTATGCCATTGGGTCTAGGTTACAAATATTGCAGCCAAGAAAAGGATGATgacgatgacgatgatgatgatgatgatgatgatgatgacaactCAGACACATTCAGTAGAGCCTTTAGAAGCAACATCCAGACCATTGGAGGTTACAGAAAGTGATTGATGGATGGGTCTGGATTAAATCTTGCACGAGCAGCAAGAAACTCACACAGGCCCCACCCACCCATAGATCCACACTGGTTCAGACAAGCATGTGGTGGCAATGTGCAGACATCCAATAACtgcataaattatacataatttGTTTATATCCATTGGTTCATATCTGTAAACATAGGGATGTCTGTCGGTATGGATTTTAACAGCTTAATGCTTGGGAGAAGTATCATTTTCCAAGTATTTAAAGGGGATGATTAgatgaaatatttaattaataataatgtaattgtGGCTGGATGCATTTCAAGCTCACACTATGGATCTTTGTATATTATAAAATATCAGCTAAAGCACAGATCAAATGTTACAACAAAAAGCAAAATGTAAAAGAACTATGAATAAATGAGTGCAACATTAAAAATGTGTAAAGCGCTACACTAGCATCCTAAAAGGAAATTAAAGCTTAAACTATAAAGACTTCCTGCCACCTTTGCTCGTCACTACCCACATTCTAGTTTTTCTTCATCGTTTTAGTTATCCAGGGAATGAAATTGGAAATCTTGACGTAAACATTGGGATGGGGCGTAGTACAGGGGTCTGCAGTGAATGACGCTATCCCATATGCCTTTTTGTTACAAACAAGAGGCCCCCCTGAGTCTCCCTGCAAAGCAACAGTGTATTCATGTTACTTCCTGTTGGCTCTGTGTATAGTCCAGAGACATATTAACCAATAATATAAATAGCActcttttaaaaaatgattatcAACACGCACAACCACAAGCCAAAACATCAGGAAAAGTTGATGAGCACCATATTTACCTGACAAAAACCCCTTTTACCGTCAAACTTAGTGCACAGCATTGTTTTCTCATTGAAGTGTTCACGCCAGGTTTTTTTGCATTCTCCATTGCTCTGGATGGGGACAGTGACTTCTCGAAGGTTGTCCTCTGCAGCCCCATTAGGTTTAGTCTTCCCCCATCCAAGAATCAGACACCTGGTCGGATCTTGGACAATCTCTCCTTGCTTTGGCAGCTCTATGACATTCACTTTTTTATTCAGAGTAACACTTTTCACAAGCTGGTACACAAAAAAATGGACAGAGTTAAGACTACAACACTGGCAGATGTCAATGTTGATTCAACTTAACTTTCTCCTTGCGCTAACACATATTAATATTGCATCCACAtattaatgacaataaaatgtccatccatccatccatcttctagctgTTTAGGCATTAATGGGTCATAAGGATAATCAAATGTAATAGAAACTTTTGCATGAACATTAATATAGATActtgttattaattattattattaattttcattatttaatattcaaatattacatggtatatctatatataggaattaattttcattatttaatattcaaatattacatGGTATATCTATATATAGGCATATGGTGTAACACATGAATGATTCCAAATGAATGTGAAAAAGTCACCAAAGTGTGCTTTCCTTGATTAAAAGTCATACCTTGCAGAGCGCAATATCAAAGTCATATTGATTTTTTGAATTATTTGGATGGCTGCAGCACCATTTTACTTTTATTCCACTTTTCTGCCTGAGccacttttttttcttaatgttgTTATTTCCAAGCACAACAGTGAGTGATCTGAAGCTACAGAATAAAGACGAGGACAGATTATAtttagccattttaaaaaaaaaatacaaaatttaaaGTTAAACTTATATTTCAAGAAAACTCACTTGCACAAGGCTTCACACTCGTGTGAGTGTTGGGGCCAAGCAATCATATATCAACAGTTATGAACAGTGTTATAAACTGTCACAATCGTCTTGCATCCATCCTCCCAGATGAAGGGTTACAAAATGAGAAAAGAAACGCAGATGAACTCACTCTTTTGTACAGTGTGCTGCAGTCAGGATGAAGTCCTTCCGAATGAGGAAACCCCCACATTTGTGAGCACCACGGACCTGCAGTGAGGCCATGTAGGGCCGGGAGTGAGGTTTGGCTGTCTCCCCTCCCAGGATGCCGCTCTCAGACGCTCCTACGTAACATAAACAGCAGAATCCAGGTACTGGGTAGCACAGCTTGGTGAATTAGCCTCAACCATCATATAATAGGATTTTTCCCTCCAGTTGTATTTCTCCTGCTGCCTTCTTGGCTACATATGATATATCGTATAATGTGAAAGGAAGGTGGTGACCCTACCTGTTAGAGAGAGAAGCTCCTGGAGAAAGAGACAGAATAGAGACAGATGCAGGAGCATGATGAGTTCTGAAAGTTAAAAACCGACCGACTGACAGAAAGACAGAGTGCAGGCGTTGCTTTATATGCACTTGACAGGAAGTGGGCAACAGTGACATGGAAGATATTTTGTAATTTTTCGTTTcgtagtttttttttatccaaacaGCCCCAAAGtagtttaaaaatgaaacaaattgAAAAATGTAGCCAAGCTGTCCATTTGAAGATGCTAGCAGATAAACTTAATGATCATTGATGATGCACCTATCTTTTAACGCTTTTGAATATTTACATGCCTCAGCTTGACATTTCTCTTCATTTATATCAGTGACATTGCTGTAAATCAATCAAAACTCATAATTCAAATGAACAGGCATCGACTATGATATTACATCAGCGGAACCTGATTTGCATGGtcacaatgggacattcat from Paramormyrops kingsleyae isolate MSU_618 chromosome 16, PKINGS_0.4, whole genome shotgun sequence carries:
- the LOC111852681 gene encoding mast cell protease 1A-like yields the protein MLLHLSLFCLFLQELLSLTGASESGILGGETAKPHSRPYMASLQVRGAHKCGGFLIRKDFILTAAHCTKDFRSLTVVLGNNNIKKKKWLRQKSGIKVKWCCSHPNNSKNQYDFDIALCKLVKSVTLNKKVNVIELPKQGEIVQDPTRCLILGWGKTKPNGAAEDNLREVTVPIQSNGECKKTWREHFNEKTMLCTKFDGKRGFCQGDSGGPLVCNKKAYGIASFTADPCTTPHPNVYVKISNFIPWITKTMKKN